The Desmonostoc muscorum LEGE 12446 genome includes a region encoding these proteins:
- a CDS encoding YcaO-like family protein, with translation MEPLTKGYTSGTHRLIEPECTFARLKPHLATMGVTRCADVTGLDRIGIPVYCAIRPWGRVIQVTNGKGLRHIDAKVSALMEALEIFHAENPSSDLKRGSLKLMQGTGQRVVQPEILPEYKAKNFFSSDFIIDWIKAEDLLTGEEVWLPASAVYICSPMLYPFDTNGLASGNHLLEATLHGLYEVIERDAISRLSANGRICLTQERCKCIDLSTVDDESVKGLYEMLLQADIKLVLIWVKSCIPSFHTFWAVLLDRNPFSHSSMVNIGYGSHLNVSVAATRAITEAAQSRLTFIHGSREDLAVKACYTSSNVASKVYAYFNLIESNTNWRTLSDMAGDSLLQDYTQILESLSQTDNKNIFRVNLTQPPFNIPVVKVFVSGLKMNDRLF, from the coding sequence ATGGAGCCCCTTACCAAGGGCTACACTAGTGGAACACACCGTTTGATAGAACCAGAATGCACCTTTGCCAGGTTAAAGCCTCATTTGGCTACGATGGGTGTTACCCGGTGTGCTGATGTTACAGGATTAGATCGTATAGGTATTCCTGTTTACTGTGCCATCCGGCCATGGGGTCGTGTTATTCAAGTTACTAATGGCAAAGGACTGCGGCATATCGATGCTAAAGTTTCGGCATTAATGGAAGCACTTGAAATTTTTCATGCTGAAAATCCCAGCAGCGATCTCAAACGCGGTAGCTTGAAATTAATGCAAGGGACTGGTCAACGTGTTGTTCAACCCGAAATTCTCCCTGAATACAAGGCTAAGAACTTCTTTAGCAGTGATTTTATTATTGACTGGATTAAAGCAGAAGACTTGCTTACAGGTGAAGAAGTATGGCTCCCAGCTAGCGCTGTTTATATATGTTCACCAATGCTGTATCCCTTTGATACTAACGGTCTTGCCAGTGGAAATCATCTGTTAGAGGCGACGCTTCATGGACTTTATGAGGTAATCGAACGGGATGCGATCTCACGTTTAAGTGCTAATGGTCGCATATGTCTCACTCAAGAGCGCTGCAAATGTATTGATCTAAGTACTGTGGACGATGAATCTGTTAAAGGATTGTATGAGATGCTTCTACAGGCTGATATTAAACTTGTCTTGATCTGGGTGAAAAGCTGCATACCATCATTCCACACTTTCTGGGCTGTTCTTCTTGATAGAAATCCTTTCAGTCACTCTTCAATGGTCAACATTGGTTATGGCTCACATCTTAATGTTTCTGTAGCAGCTACTAGGGCAATTACCGAGGCAGCTCAGTCACGCCTAACCTTTATACATGGTTCTCGTGAGGATCTAGCAGTCAAAGCTTGCTATACATCGAGTAATGTGGCTTCTAAAGTTTATGCTTATTTTAATCTAATAGAAAGTAATACCAACTGGCGGACGTTAAGCGACATGGCAGGAGATAGTTTACTCCAGGACTATACCCAGATTTTGGAAAGCCTATCTCAAACTGATAATAAAAACATTTTTCGTGTCAATCTAACGCAACCACCATTTAATATTCCGGTAGTAAAGGTTTTCGTATCTGGTTTGAAAATGAATGATCGCTTGTTTTAA
- a CDS encoding TfuA-like protein has protein sequence MNAFKSIAVFLGSSLPQNQAREVLDADYYPPARQGDVYRIMALGVETIVLVDGLFHSTPSVWQRELLAAIEEGIQVLGASSMGALRAAELHNFGMIGYGTIFEWYRDGVIDGDDEVALLHAPQEADFRPLSEPLVNIRYTLLKAIEDHYLTSEQAQQLTEYAKRTYYPDRSYRQLLNSPVLKNWSQDDLIKLEQYFRTKSIDLKRLDAIGVLNHCASLKGKRKPEKYLNSLSSTSAIWQGDQLLVHGFMSSQGLITGEKVLQEAQKDPLLVSAMYKTLSKQYFVLDWARQNSVCYTENLDAYVEQWKQKHGIEDGDWLRANGLTSITFKMLLEEHAFLDWIIRQGPDYFGLNWSFQQALEEELQLIGSAIQLSSKEQAYFKIKPLRMVSWKECKQESQDDPAFLVASSKSSPIIDESTGIEFIRLFKVDVQNEWSAELADIWLELSQRRFLLEWARQNGVSYPPDCLNSYVKQWEVAHGITDDANWLQATGLNLKSYRALLAERALAEWIVEQRPSYFGRVWNFKVALIRELQITGRVTQLVEKNYA, from the coding sequence GTGAATGCATTCAAATCTATAGCTGTATTCCTGGGTTCTTCATTACCACAGAATCAGGCTCGTGAGGTACTTGATGCGGACTACTACCCTCCAGCTCGTCAAGGCGATGTTTACCGTATTATGGCGCTTGGTGTAGAAACTATCGTTTTAGTGGATGGACTTTTTCATAGCACACCGTCTGTCTGGCAGCGTGAACTCCTCGCTGCTATAGAAGAAGGTATTCAGGTACTTGGTGCGTCAAGCATGGGAGCATTGCGAGCTGCGGAGTTACACAATTTCGGCATGATTGGTTATGGCACGATCTTTGAATGGTATCGTGATGGTGTTATTGATGGTGATGATGAAGTAGCCCTCTTACATGCTCCTCAAGAAGCTGACTTTCGTCCCCTTTCCGAGCCGTTGGTTAATATCCGCTACACCTTACTCAAAGCGATTGAAGACCATTACCTCACAAGTGAGCAAGCACAACAACTGACCGAATATGCCAAACGAACCTACTATCCAGATCGCTCCTATCGCCAGCTTCTAAATAGTCCAGTCTTAAAGAACTGGTCTCAGGACGACTTGATAAAGCTTGAGCAATACTTCCGTACAAAATCCATTGACCTTAAAAGGCTTGATGCCATTGGAGTGCTTAATCACTGCGCTAGTCTTAAAGGGAAACGAAAGCCAGAAAAATACCTTAACTCTTTATCCTCAACAAGTGCAATTTGGCAAGGTGACCAACTTCTCGTTCATGGCTTTATGAGTTCCCAGGGTTTGATCACTGGAGAAAAGGTTTTGCAAGAAGCACAAAAGGATCCGCTCTTGGTGAGTGCTATGTATAAAACCTTATCAAAGCAATACTTTGTTCTGGATTGGGCTAGACAAAATAGCGTATGCTATACGGAAAACTTAGATGCCTATGTCGAGCAGTGGAAACAAAAACACGGGATTGAAGACGGAGACTGGTTGCGAGCTAATGGCTTGACGTCCATAACCTTCAAGATGCTGCTGGAAGAACACGCCTTCCTCGATTGGATAATCAGACAAGGACCTGACTATTTTGGACTGAATTGGAGTTTTCAACAAGCTCTTGAGGAAGAATTGCAGCTTATAGGAAGCGCTATTCAACTGTCTTCTAAAGAGCAAGCATATTTTAAAATCAAACCACTAAGAATGGTTAGTTGGAAAGAGTGCAAGCAAGAGTCCCAAGATGATCCTGCGTTTTTAGTTGCTTCTTCCAAGAGTAGTCCTATTATTGACGAAAGTACTGGAATCGAATTTATTAGGCTATTTAAAGTTGATGTGCAGAACGAATGGTCTGCTGAACTAGCCGATATTTGGTTAGAGCTATCACAACGTCGATTTCTCCTAGAATGGGCTAGACAAAATGGAGTTTCATATCCACCAGATTGCTTGAACAGTTACGTAAAGCAGTGGGAGGTAGCACATGGTATTACTGACGATGCTAATTGGTTACAAGCTACAGGCTTGAATTTGAAATCTTACAGAGCATTATTGGCAGAACGTGCTCTTGCAGAGTGGATTGTGGAACAAAGGCCAAGTTACTTTGGTCGTGTCTGGAATTTTAAAGTAGCCTTAATCAGAGAATTGCAGATTACTGGTAGAGTCACACAACTGGTAGAAAAGAACTATGCCTAA
- a CDS encoding NHLP bacteriocin system secretion protein has protein sequence MLNQKRSIFRKESLERLSSPERLDQLMQVVSPRSWLPLVALGSIVGVAVIWSIYGRIPITVEGQGVLIYPSNVVPLQSKSSGQLMALNVKVGDVVKKGQVLATIDQAELRKQLQQQQAKLTELESQNQAVGSLQGQRLEQEQRSQSQQSQYLQQRILELRATTPLLKTKGNTSIGQQRQGLEQRLKQAQALTPVFLQRMEIRRQLFKKEGAISGDEALTAEQEYLQNLEKIADIQAQLKELDVKETETERNYRQNLNTISDLQAQLKELDSKQASVAQQDLESVTARRKEIQDVKREIAQLEVQLGNDSQIISQYSGRILEITLTPGQVVNAGTRLATIEAENPKSKLVGVTYFPVADGKKIQPGMKIQITPQTVKRERFGGIVGNVTSISRFPITKEAAANEVGNSEVLEGLVSQQQGLIQVFSDLDLDTNTPSGYKWSSSTGPHLKISSGTTTVVRVNVEERAPITFVLPILRSVSGIY, from the coding sequence ATGTTAAACCAAAAGCGCAGTATATTCCGCAAAGAATCTCTAGAGCGTCTATCTTCTCCAGAAAGACTAGACCAGTTGATGCAGGTAGTTAGCCCCAGAAGTTGGCTACCTCTTGTCGCCTTGGGTTCCATCGTCGGAGTAGCTGTTATCTGGAGTATTTACGGTCGCATTCCTATCACTGTCGAAGGTCAAGGGGTACTGATTTATCCCAGCAATGTTGTACCGTTGCAATCAAAAAGCTCTGGGCAATTAATGGCTCTCAATGTCAAAGTTGGAGATGTCGTCAAAAAGGGGCAGGTATTAGCGACCATTGACCAGGCTGAACTCCGCAAGCAATTGCAACAGCAACAAGCTAAACTAACGGAATTAGAATCACAAAACCAGGCAGTTGGTTCGCTACAAGGGCAAAGACTGGAACAAGAACAAAGGTCGCAATCCCAACAAAGCCAATACCTACAGCAACGTATACTGGAACTGCGAGCTACAACGCCTCTCCTCAAAACCAAAGGCAATACCTCTATTGGACAGCAACGCCAAGGTTTAGAACAGCGCCTCAAGCAAGCTCAAGCTCTAACTCCTGTTTTCCTCCAGAGAATGGAAATCCGCAGACAGCTATTCAAAAAAGAAGGGGCGATTTCCGGTGATGAAGCTCTCACGGCTGAACAAGAATATTTGCAAAATCTGGAAAAAATTGCTGATATCCAAGCTCAGTTGAAAGAACTGGATGTGAAGGAGACAGAAACAGAACGAAACTATCGTCAAAACCTGAATACGATTTCTGACCTGCAAGCTCAACTGAAAGAATTGGACAGCAAACAGGCTTCTGTGGCTCAACAAGACCTGGAAAGTGTAACTGCCCGAAGAAAAGAGATTCAAGATGTTAAGCGAGAAATTGCCCAATTAGAAGTGCAGTTAGGCAATGATAGCCAGATTATTAGTCAATACAGCGGACGCATTTTAGAAATTACGCTGACACCAGGACAAGTTGTCAACGCCGGAACTCGCCTCGCAACCATTGAGGCGGAAAATCCTAAAAGCAAGCTGGTTGGCGTTACCTATTTTCCTGTTGCTGATGGGAAGAAAATTCAACCGGGGATGAAAATACAAATTACTCCCCAAACTGTGAAGCGGGAACGGTTTGGTGGCATTGTGGGTAATGTTACGAGTATCTCACGCTTTCCCATTACCAAAGAAGCAGCGGCTAATGAGGTGGGCAATTCAGAAGTGCTGGAAGGTTTAGTATCTCAACAACAAGGTTTAATACAAGTTTTTTCTGACCTCGATTTAGATACCAATACACCGAGTGGCTACAAGTGGTCTTCTTCTACAGGGCCACACCTGAAAATTTCTTCGGGAACTACTACTGTTGTGCGAGTGAACGTGGAAGAACGCGCTCCTATCACTTTCGTTTTACCTATCTTGAGGTCGGTCAGTGGTATCTACTAA
- a CDS encoding MBL fold metallo-hydrolase, whose amino-acid sequence MEIHMIGHASIFVETQDCKILMDPVLWDPHCEGMEEVFPTREVIHERIPEFDLLIISHRHLDHFDVRSLAYLPKTVDVLIPKDKILETCLRKLGYSQIYPLGDFSEVKIGSTNILTTRSEYRLPEYGIVFADKSGVFWNQVDSDVSTDTIRFVKSRYPQVDFLLALWQPMLESNYQCNESLSFPYSSYNKLLRNISRIKPRAIAPGSNGFKLINESSWLNQILFPVTREQFCRDVRMVCPEIKENVFTLDPGDILAFKNGEFSYLKEMSQFVNKMDDNRESLDFSPVKVGANLIDKNHDNYNLNEMKEAIEQEVNINLTKFLQDNKDSLFLEHCHWNVIYQLEVVFPDSSYKWSFDFSKDNIQACLGRNTFANLFTIITASSFYGLLKQIKGWDYVYISGYYRRFKKIYLATNHGIIKPNEGEIEDPLIFRFPYKEIFDVIRHKEVEKWKQPIENSSFLDESKTLMMKIGNTLVRLSK is encoded by the coding sequence ATGGAAATTCACATGATTGGACATGCTTCAATATTTGTCGAAACGCAGGATTGCAAGATTCTTATGGATCCCGTGTTATGGGATCCACACTGCGAAGGAATGGAAGAAGTATTTCCAACGCGGGAAGTGATTCATGAACGAATTCCAGAATTTGATTTGCTAATCATATCTCATAGACATTTGGATCACTTTGATGTTCGTTCTCTGGCTTATTTACCAAAAACAGTTGATGTCTTAATTCCTAAAGACAAAATATTAGAAACCTGTCTTCGTAAATTGGGGTATTCGCAAATCTATCCTTTGGGAGATTTCAGTGAAGTTAAAATTGGCTCTACCAATATCCTTACCACTCGCTCAGAATACCGCTTACCTGAATATGGCATAGTATTTGCCGATAAATCAGGCGTTTTCTGGAATCAAGTAGATTCAGATGTTAGCACAGATACAATTCGTTTTGTAAAATCTCGCTATCCCCAAGTTGATTTCTTATTGGCACTCTGGCAACCAATGTTAGAGAGCAACTACCAATGTAATGAGAGTTTATCCTTTCCTTACTCTTCATATAATAAGTTACTTAGGAACATTAGCAGGATTAAACCAAGAGCGATCGCTCCTGGCTCTAATGGTTTCAAACTTATCAATGAATCATCTTGGCTGAATCAGATTTTATTTCCTGTAACGCGAGAACAATTTTGTAGAGATGTAAGGATGGTTTGCCCAGAAATAAAAGAAAACGTATTTACTCTAGATCCAGGTGACATCCTCGCATTTAAAAATGGCGAATTTAGCTACTTAAAAGAAATGTCTCAGTTTGTAAATAAGATGGACGATAATAGAGAAAGCTTGGATTTTTCTCCTGTGAAGGTGGGAGCTAATCTCATCGACAAAAATCACGATAATTATAATCTTAATGAGATGAAAGAAGCAATAGAACAAGAAGTCAACATAAATCTAACTAAATTTCTTCAAGATAATAAAGATTCTCTATTTCTAGAACATTGCCACTGGAATGTGATTTATCAACTAGAGGTTGTTTTTCCCGATTCCTCTTATAAATGGTCATTTGACTTTTCAAAAGATAACATTCAAGCTTGCTTAGGGCGTAATACTTTTGCTAATTTATTTACCATTATCACAGCTTCAAGTTTTTATGGACTTTTAAAACAAATTAAAGGATGGGATTATGTTTATATAAGTGGCTATTATCGCCGATTTAAAAAAATATATTTAGCAACTAATCATGGAATTATTAAACCAAATGAAGGAGAAATAGAAGACCCTCTTATTTTCAGATTTCCTTACAAAGAAATTTTCGATGTTATTCGGCATAAAGAAGTGGAAAAATGGAAACAACCTATTGAAAATAGTTCATTTTTGGATGAAAGCAAGACTTTGATGATGAAGATAGGAAATACTCTTGTCAGACTAAGTAAATAA
- a CDS encoding Nif11-like leader peptide family RiPP precursor produces the protein MSKETVRGFFKVAENDEVLQEKLKAGNSSTSIIQMANERGYQFTTEELQVFMQEVTAADAELSEDELEAVAGGLKIKIHIVVE, from the coding sequence ATGTCAAAAGAAACAGTAAGAGGCTTTTTTAAAGTCGCTGAAAATGATGAAGTACTGCAAGAGAAGCTCAAAGCTGGCAATAGCTCAACAAGCATAATTCAGATGGCCAATGAACGGGGCTATCAGTTTACTACAGAGGAACTACAAGTTTTTATGCAAGAAGTTACTGCAGCAGATGCAGAACTGTCTGAGGATGAATTGGAGGCTGTAGCAGGCGGATTGAAAATTAAGATTCACATTGTGGTAGAGTGA